In Candidatus Nitrosotenuis uzonensis, one DNA window encodes the following:
- a CDS encoding PUA domain-containing protein, which translates to MDYVVKLKHTIDALFGSGVSKSLPKELEIKFSRKNGRIKEVYCKNKLLCTLRIDGGLAITPHFAQILLKRKKFKENCVEIDEESKPFVQDGKSVFCKHVRWAGKNILVGTDVPVLFDNKVIAVGRAVVNHQMMMDLERGVAVRIRDTLKDSLGE; encoded by the coding sequence ATGGACTATGTTGTAAAGCTAAAGCATACAATAGACGCATTGTTTGGCTCCGGCGTCTCAAAGAGCCTACCAAAGGAGCTTGAGATTAAATTCTCAAGGAAAAACGGAAGGATAAAAGAAGTATACTGCAAGAACAAATTGCTTTGTACCTTGCGCATAGATGGCGGTCTTGCAATAACCCCTCACTTTGCACAAATCCTACTAAAAAGAAAAAAATTCAAAGAAAACTGTGTTGAAATAGATGAGGAATCAAAACCCTTTGTTCAGGATGGCAAATCAGTATTCTGCAAGCATGTAAGGTGGGCTGGAAAAAACATACTTGTTGGCACAGACGTGCCGGTTCTATTTGATAACAAGGTGATAGCAGTAGGCAGAGCTGTAGTCAACCACCAAATGATGATGGATCTGGAACGCGGCGTAGCAGTCAGGATCAGAGATACCTTAAAAGACAGTCTGGGTGAATAG
- a CDS encoding UbiD family decarboxylase, whose amino-acid sequence MTDIRAFIESTKKLNQLYVIKKRVSTKYEIAALTAQVDGANAILFENIKESRLRLVANLVGTRTRFAASIGTKESSIHQKVTSAIKMAKKPRVISDGKFFENRSKDISVLPIVTHFEKESGPFITSSIIYVQNPEKKTQNSSFHRLMPIDRTHFSVRMVEGRHLHRSFIDAKEHGEDLRVAITVGVHPAVSIAGAYQAEWGEDEMGIANSLLGGKLTLTKLPYSGRMVPSGTEIVMEGRILADKTHKEWMVEMLRTYDFARAQPVFELENLYFRNNAIFHDILSGYSEHRLLMGMPIESKLNRDVKKSFSKAKKVIMSDGGCNWLHAVVQISKTNDADGKKAIEKTFAAHRSLKMVTVVDEDIDPSDPVAVEYAMATRFQADKDLTIIKKVRGSSLDPSSDQKNLLTAKLGIDATRPLSKRKEGFEIAKIPKADRISLKDYV is encoded by the coding sequence ATGACGGATATTCGCGCGTTCATCGAAAGCACAAAAAAACTCAATCAGCTTTATGTTATAAAAAAAAGAGTATCGACAAAATACGAGATTGCGGCACTGACTGCGCAAGTGGATGGTGCAAACGCCATATTATTTGAGAACATTAAGGAAAGCAGGCTCAGACTAGTTGCAAATCTTGTTGGAACCCGTACAAGGTTTGCGGCCTCGATAGGCACAAAAGAATCATCAATACATCAAAAGGTGACATCTGCAATAAAAATGGCAAAAAAGCCCAGAGTCATATCTGACGGCAAGTTTTTTGAAAATCGCTCAAAAGATATCTCAGTTCTACCTATAGTGACACATTTTGAAAAAGAGTCCGGACCGTTTATCACATCATCGATAATCTATGTGCAAAACCCGGAAAAAAAGACTCAAAACTCGTCGTTTCACAGACTTATGCCAATAGATAGGACGCACTTCTCGGTTCGCATGGTTGAGGGCCGCCATCTACATCGTTCCTTTATTGATGCAAAAGAGCACGGCGAAGATCTCAGAGTTGCAATAACAGTGGGTGTACATCCTGCGGTTTCAATTGCCGGTGCATATCAGGCAGAATGGGGTGAGGATGAGATGGGCATTGCAAATTCACTGCTTGGAGGAAAGCTCACACTCACAAAACTACCATATTCTGGACGTATGGTGCCATCGGGCACGGAAATAGTCATGGAAGGAAGAATACTGGCCGATAAGACCCACAAGGAATGGATGGTAGAGATGCTAAGAACGTATGATTTTGCAAGAGCCCAACCTGTATTTGAGCTTGAAAATCTGTACTTTAGAAACAACGCAATATTTCATGACATTCTGTCTGGGTATTCGGAGCATCGGTTGCTTATGGGCATGCCGATAGAATCAAAACTCAATCGCGACGTCAAAAAATCATTTTCCAAGGCAAAAAAAGTCATAATGTCTGATGGCGGATGTAATTGGCTTCATGCTGTAGTTCAAATATCGAAAACAAATGATGCGGATGGAAAAAAGGCAATAGAGAAGACATTTGCAGCTCATCGATCACTAAAGATGGTCACAGTAGTAGATGAGGACATAGACCCGTCAGACCCCGTAGCAGTAGAATATGCTATGGCTACAAGATTCCAAGCAGACAAGGATCTTACAATCATAAAAAAGGTGCGTGGTTCAAGCCTTGATCCGTCAAGTGATCAAAAAAATCTGCTTACCGCAAAACTTGGAATTGATGCCACAAGACCACTTTCAAAGAGAAAAGAAGGATTTGAGATTGCCAAAATTCCAAAGGCTGACAGGATTTCTCTGAAAGACTATGTCTGA
- a CDS encoding nascent polypeptide-associated complex protein, which yields MMRGGNREMRRMLDRMGLDMKELPNVQEVIIKTDKKEIIIPKPAVTEMKSKDNSIFQVIATSYEEKELETPIFSEEDIMLVSQQANVSAEVAANALKETGGDLARAILLLSTK from the coding sequence ATGATGCGCGGCGGCAATCGCGAAATGCGAAGAATGCTGGACAGGATGGGCCTTGACATGAAAGAGCTGCCAAACGTACAAGAAGTAATAATCAAGACCGACAAAAAAGAGATCATAATACCAAAACCAGCAGTTACGGAAATGAAATCAAAGGATAACTCTATTTTTCAGGTAATCGCAACCAGCTATGAGGAAAAGGAGCTGGAAACTCCAATATTCTCAGAGGAGGATATCATGCTGGTCTCGCAACAGGCTAATGTGAGTGCTGAGGTTGCCGCTAACGCGCTAAAGGAAACAGGAGGCGATCTGGCTCGCGCAATCCTGCTTTTGAGCACCAAATGA
- a CDS encoding acyl-CoA thioesterase: MFPSEANPAGNVFGGEILKQIDIVAGIVGHRHCRTNAVTASIDRVDFLKPVFVGDVLILNARLNCVKKSSMEIEVRVEAENLLNGIRTLTGTAFVTMVALDKNGRPTEVPKLLLKTREEKKRFSEGLARMKRRAKERKKSKSHE, from the coding sequence ATGTTCCCTTCTGAGGCAAATCCTGCCGGCAACGTCTTTGGTGGTGAGATTTTAAAGCAGATAGACATAGTTGCAGGAATCGTAGGCCACAGGCACTGCCGTACCAATGCAGTCACCGCAAGCATCGACAGGGTGGACTTTCTCAAGCCCGTATTCGTCGGGGACGTTCTAATCCTTAACGCACGCCTGAACTGCGTGAAAAAATCATCTATGGAAATTGAGGTAAGAGTTGAAGCAGAGAATCTTCTAAACGGAATAAGGACTCTTACCGGAACTGCCTTTGTTACAATGGTGGCACTTGATAAGAATGGACGTCCCACGGAAGTACCAAAATTGTTGCTGAAAACCAGAGAGGAGAAGAAAAGATTTTCAGAAGGGCTTGCAAGGATGAAGCGCAGAGCAAAGGAGAGAAAAAAATCTAAATCACATGAATAA
- a CDS encoding nitroreductase family protein — protein MIKCTEYVPSQKIGEVDVKNKLLSAILTSETKEDKLDTDLFHVMATRRSTRKFAEKQIEDWKIDRVLAAADTAPTAGNFQGFEVFYVKDEKVKEMLVKAANNQPYVNAPLVLVFCKNPSRVKLNFPPETLAKFAIQDATIACAYSQLAASALGLSSIWIGMIDEQKVMDAIGTNLRPSSILCIGYPVQKRNPRPRRNLKDLIHVI, from the coding sequence ATTATAAAATGCACCGAGTATGTTCCAAGCCAAAAAATTGGCGAAGTTGATGTAAAAAACAAGTTGCTCAGCGCCATACTGACATCGGAGACAAAAGAAGACAAGCTTGATACAGATTTGTTCCACGTAATGGCGACCAGACGTTCTACAAGAAAGTTTGCGGAAAAACAAATTGAAGATTGGAAAATAGACAGAGTTTTAGCAGCTGCTGATACTGCACCCACAGCAGGGAACTTTCAAGGGTTTGAGGTATTTTATGTAAAGGATGAAAAGGTAAAAGAGATGCTGGTCAAGGCGGCAAACAATCAGCCATATGTTAACGCACCACTAGTCTTGGTCTTTTGCAAAAATCCCTCAAGGGTAAAGCTGAACTTTCCCCCCGAAACGCTTGCCAAGTTCGCTATTCAGGATGCAACAATTGCTTGTGCGTATTCCCAGCTTGCAGCATCTGCGCTGGGCCTTAGTTCTATATGGATAGGCATGATTGACGAGCAGAAAGTCATGGATGCAATAGGCACCAACCTAAGGCCGTCTTCTATTTTGTGCATAGGATATCCGGTGCAGAAACGAAATCCAAGGCCCAGAAGGAACTTGAAGGATCTTATTCATGTGATTTAG
- a CDS encoding proline dehydrogenase family protein has product MASGTHVMEKILFGVAKRWIAGNTIDDALSAAKISYKNGMSVIINKLGEYHTSNQAIQNTISEYKTIISSFRRWNVCGGISVKPTQIGLSKSMRECLQNFQSIIRSASLSQTFVWIDMESSDHTDKTIEIYQSIFSKYERLGVALQANLKRTENDLSDLLTIGAKIRLVKGAYREDSKIAYKSKEQIDANYEKLMKTLFEKGNEFGIATHDLRLIEKAKSHSREHQRKFEFQMLRGIMDSIKPDLVRDGFSLAEYIPYGTNWLPYSIRRLKERKRNILLLGSAFVSKY; this is encoded by the coding sequence ATGGCATCTGGAACGCACGTCATGGAAAAGATTCTCTTTGGGGTTGCAAAGCGGTGGATTGCAGGAAATACAATAGATGACGCGCTGTCTGCTGCGAAAATATCTTACAAGAACGGCATGAGTGTAATTATCAACAAGCTTGGTGAGTATCACACATCAAATCAGGCCATACAGAACACCATATCAGAATACAAGACAATCATCTCATCGTTTAGAAGATGGAATGTATGTGGCGGAATATCTGTAAAACCTACTCAGATAGGCCTATCAAAAAGCATGAGAGAATGTCTGCAAAACTTTCAGAGTATCATTAGGTCTGCATCACTATCGCAGACTTTTGTCTGGATAGATATGGAATCATCCGATCACACAGATAAGACAATAGAGATCTATCAGAGTATTTTTTCAAAATATGAGAGGCTTGGGGTTGCCTTGCAGGCAAATCTGAAGCGAACCGAGAACGACCTTTCTGATTTGCTTACAATAGGCGCAAAGATTCGCCTTGTAAAGGGTGCATACAGAGAAGACTCCAAGATCGCATACAAGTCAAAGGAACAGATAGATGCCAACTATGAAAAACTGATGAAAACATTATTTGAGAAAGGCAATGAGTTTGGCATAGCAACACATGACCTAAGATTAATTGAAAAGGCAAAAAGCCACTCAAGAGAACACCAAAGAAAATTCGAATTCCAGATGTTGCGCGGCATAATGGACAGTATAAAGCCGGATCTTGTCAGGGATGGATTTTCTCTTGCAGAATACATCCCATATGGGACAAACTGGCTTCCATACTCCATAAGGAGACTGAAGGAAAGAAAACGTAACATACTTCTGCTTGGAAGCGCATTTGTTTCAAAATACTAA
- a CDS encoding universal stress protein → MFKDILVPYDNSPPSQNALKIASDIARSNNATVHLLYVIQEVMLPNYFGRTQLNKTMKEYEKEIYNDLKAQALNLLQEQKQKNEKLGIPTKIGTSYGNTSKQILESIKKNKIDLVVIGTTSRKGLSKIRALGSVARKVSEESPCPVLLVH, encoded by the coding sequence ATGTTCAAAGACATTCTTGTCCCATATGATAACTCGCCTCCGTCGCAAAATGCCCTAAAGATAGCGTCAGATATCGCAAGAAGCAATAATGCAACGGTCCATCTGCTTTACGTAATTCAAGAGGTGATGCTTCCGAATTATTTTGGGAGAACGCAACTCAACAAAACTATGAAGGAATATGAGAAAGAAATCTACAACGACCTGAAAGCTCAGGCCTTAAATCTATTGCAGGAACAAAAGCAAAAAAATGAAAAACTGGGGATCCCCACAAAAATAGGCACCTCCTACGGGAATACATCCAAACAAATACTGGAATCTATCAAAAAGAACAAGATCGATCTAGTAGTCATTGGAACCACAAGCAGAAAGGGCCTATCAAAAATAAGAGCTCTTGGAAGCGTCGCAAGAAAAGTATCCGAAGAGTCTCCATGTCCTGTACTACTGGTGCACTAA